Proteins from a genomic interval of Euleptes europaea isolate rEulEur1 chromosome 16, rEulEur1.hap1, whole genome shotgun sequence:
- the TM9SF2 gene encoding transmembrane 9 superfamily member 2, translating into MGLIRWPLPVALLAAASPLAWAFYLPGLAPVNFCDLSTAKGECKSGIELFVNRLDSVESVLPYEYAVFDFCQTAGEKRPSENLGQVLFGERIEPSPYKFTFKMEEKCKPVCKKQYDLKNGEDKQKLEFLKKSMLLNYQHHWIVDNMPVTWCYEVEDNQKFCNPGFPIGCYITKDAKPKDACVISAKFHEPDTFYIFNHVDITISYHVVENEQAGARLVAAKLEPKSFKHTNADIPDCSGPPMDISNTATSGVVQIAYTYSVKFEENKDIRWASRWDYILESMPHTRIQWFSIMNSLVIVLFLSGMVAMIMLRTLHKDIARYNQMDSTEDAQEEFGWKLVHGDIFRPPRKGMLLSVFLGSGAQILIMTFVTLFFACLGFLSPANRGALMTCAVVLWVLLGTPAGYVAARFYKSFGGEKWKTNVLLTAFLCPGVVFADFFIMNLILWGEGSSAAIPFGTLVAVLALWFCISVPLTFIGAYFGFKKNAIEHPVRTNQIPRQIPEQSFYTKPLPGIIMGGILPFGCIFIQLFFIQNSIWSHQTYYMFGFLFLVFIILVITCSEATILLCYFHLCAEDYHWQWRSFLTSGFTAVYFLIYAVHYFFSKLQITGTASTILYFGYTMIMVLIFFLFTGTIGFFACFWFVTKIYSVVKVD; encoded by the exons ATGGGCCTCATCCGGTGGCCGCTGCCCGTCGCGCTCCTGGCGGCCGCGTCGCCCTTGGCCTGGGCCTTCTACCTGCCCGGCCTGGCGCCGGTCAACTTCTGCGACCTGAGCACGGCCAAGGGGGAATGCAAG TCTGGAATAGAGCTTTTTGTAAATAGACTGGACTCTGTGGAGTCAGTGCTTCCATATGAATATGCTGT ATTCGATTTTTGCCAAACGGCTGGAGAAAAACGCCCATCTGAAAATCTTGGGCAGGTATTGTTTGGAGAGAGGATTGAACCTTCACCGTATAAG TTTAcatttaaaatggaggagaaatgcAAACCTGTCTGTAAAAAACAATACGATCTCAAAAATGGAGAAGACAAGCAAAAGCTGGAATTTCTGAAAAAAAGCATGCTGCTGAATTACCAACATCACTG gaTTGTGGACAACATGCCTGTGACGTGGTGTTATGAAGTAGAAGATAATCAGAAGTTCTGCAATCCTGGATTCCCCATTGGTTGTTATATAACTAAAGATGCAAAGCCCAAAGATGCCTGCGTTATCAGTGCAA AGTTTCATGAACCGGATACCTTCTACATATTCAACCATGTGGACATCACAATAAGTTACCATGTTGTAGAAAATGAACAGGCTGGCGCAAGACTTGTAGCTGCTAAACTTGAACCCAAAAG TTTCAAGCATACAAATGCTGACATACCAGACTGCTCAGGACCACCTATGGATATAAGTAACACAGCTACTAGCGGAGTAGTCCAGATTGCCTACACATATTCAGTAAAATTTGAG GAAAACAAAGACATCAGGTGGGCATCCAGATGGGACTACATTTTAGAATCCATGCCCCATACACGCATACAGTGGTTTAG TATTATGAATTCTTTGGTGATTGTCCTATTCCTCTCTGGAATGGTAGCTATGATCATGCTAAGAACTCTACATAAAGACATTGCACGATATAATCAAATGGATTCTACT GAAGATGCTCAGGAGGAATTTGGCTGGAAACTGGTTCACGGTGACATATTCAGGCCCCCAAGGAAAGGAATGCTACTGTCTGTATTTCTAGGCTCTGGAGCGCAGATTCTTATAATGACTTTTGTTACATTAT tctttGCTTGCCTGGGATTTTTGTCCCCTGCGAATCGGGGCGCGCTAATGACCTGTGCCGTGGTCTTGTGGGTGCTGCTTGGAACACCAGCAGGTTACGTTGCTGCCAGATTCTACAAAT CATTCGGGGGTGAGAAATGGAAGACCAACGTTCTGCTGACAGCCTTCCTTTGTCCTGG TGTGGTGTTTGCGGATTTCTTTATCATGAACCTGATTCTTTGGGGCGAAGGTTCTTCAGCAGCCATCCCGTTTGGCACTTTGGTTGCTGTTCTGGCACTTTGGTTCTGCATCTCTGTACCTTTGACGTTCATTGGGGCCTACTTTGGTTTTAAGAAGAAC gcCATAGAACATCCAGTTCGTACCAACCAGATCCCTCGCCAGATTCCTGAACAGTCATTTTATACAAAACCCTTGCCTGGCATCATTATGGGAGGGATCCTACCCTTTGGATGCATCTTCATACAGCTTTTCTTCATTCAGAACAGCATATG GTCTCATCAGACGTATTACATGTTTGGATTCCTGTTTCTGGTGTTCATCATTCTCGTCATCACATGTTCTGAGGCTACCATCCTACTTTGCTATTTCCACTTGTGCGCAGAG GACTACCATTGGCAGTGGCGCTCATTCCTCACCAGCGGCTTCACTGCTGTTTACTTTCTTATATATGCAGTACATTATTTCTTTTCCAAACTCCAAATTACGGGTACGGCAAGCACCATCTTATACTTTGGCTACACGATGATAATGGTGTTGATCTTCTTCCTTTTTACAG